In Hippoglossus stenolepis isolate QCI-W04-F060 chromosome 20, HSTE1.2, whole genome shotgun sequence, the following are encoded in one genomic region:
- the hmbox1b gene encoding homeobox-containing protein 1 isoform X1, whose translation MVGRFEPSSRMSEFSEEPRFTIEQIDLLQRLRRSGMSKQEILHALDTLDRLDREHGDKFGRRTSSSSSSSSSYGVGGASSCNNNSASNTTTTFNNNNTASATTTSPVTCNGNSSAINNVERSASNHSAAAASSTTSKISTATQTQFGSTGGLSLSPSNSYDTSPPPGPPPPSAILPSPVSLVALSQNGRDSLAATPNGKLSPPRYPVNSAAAARAFGFEATEEDLDIDDKVEELMRRDSSMVKEEIKAFLGNRRISQAVVAQVTGISQSRISHWLLQHGSDLSEQKKRAFYRWYTLEKTTPGATLNMRPAPLALEEMEWRQTPPPLTTAPGTFRLRRGSRFTWRKECLAVMESYFNDNQYPDEAKREEIANACNAVIQKPGKKLSDLERVTSLKVYNWFANRRKEIKRRANIEATILESHGIDVQSPGGHSNSDDIDGNDFTEQACDLPYFDKRPLSRPFGLYRLEPTSPTQDDSAAHSEHQDPISLAVEMAAVNHTILALSRTGGVPSDIKTESLEDE comes from the exons CAGCAGGATGTCTGAGTTTAGCGAGGAGCCGCGCTTCACTATTGAGCAGATAGATCTGCTGCAGCGGCTGCGGCGCTCCGGCATGAGCAAGCAGGAGATCCTGCATGCGCTCGACACTCTGGACCGGCTGGACCGGGAGCATGGCGACAAGTTTGGTCGCCgcacctcttcttcctcatcttcctcatcctcctacGGAGTAGGCGGGGCAAGCAGCTGCAACAACAATTCTGCCTCGAATACAACTACCACattcaacaataacaacactgcCTCGGCAACAACCACCTCTCCCGTGACATGCAACGGCAACAGCAGCGCCATCAACAACGTCGAAAGAAGCGCTAGCAATCACTCTGCGGCCGCCGCCTCTTCTACAACCTCCAAAATCTCCACCGCCACACAGACGCAGTTCGGCAGCACCGGGGGACTCTCGCTGTCCCCTAGCAACAGTTACGACACCTCCCCGCCTCCAGGGCCGCCACCGCCCTCTGCAATCCTGCCATCACCAGTCAGCTTGGTGGCGCTGTCACAGAACGGGCGTGATAGCTTAGCTGCTACACCCAACGGGAAGCTGTCTCCTCCACGGTATCCAGTGAACAGCGCGGCCGCAGCGAGGGCTTTTGGGTTCGAAGCCACAGAGGAAGACCTGGACATTGACGACAAGGTGGAGGAACTGATGAG gaggGACAGCAGTATGGTGAAGGAGGAGATCAAAGCGTTCCTGGGGAACAGGAGGATCTCTCAGGCAGTCGTGGCACAAGTTACCG GCATCAGCCAGAGCAGGATCTCCCATTGGCTGCTGCAGCATGGCTCTGACCTAAGCGAGCAGAAGAAGAGGGCCTTCTACCGCTGGTACACGCTGGAGAAAACCACACCAG GTGCCACCCTCAACATGCGGCCGGCTCCGTTAGCTCTGGAGGAGATGGAGTGGAGGCAAACCCCGCCCCCCCTCACCACTGCCCCCGGCACCTTCCGGCTGCGTCGGGGAAGTCGCTTCACTTGGAGGAAAGAGTGCCTGGCTGTGATGGAGAG CTACTTCAACGACAACCAGTACCCAGACGAGGCCAAACGGGAGGAGATTGCAAACGCCTGCAACGCTGTGATTCAGAAACCAG GGAAGAAGCTGTCCGATCTGGAGCGGGTCACCTCGCTGAAAGTTTACAACTGGTTCGCCAACCGTCGCAAAGAGATCAAGAGACGGGCCAACATTG AAGCCACAATCCTGGAGAGTCATGGTATAGACGTGCAGAGTCCTGGAGGACACTCCAACAGCGACGACATCGATGGGAATGACTTCACAGAGCAG GCCTGTGACCTTCCCTATTTCGACAAGAGACCTCTCAGCCGACCGTTTGGCCTTTACCGACTGGAGCCCACCTCACCAACACAG GATGACAGCGCAGCACACAGCGAGCACCAGGACCCCATCTCTCTCGCTGTAGAGATGGCCGCCGTCAACCACACCATCCTGGCCCTGTCCAGAACCGGAGGGGTCCCCAGCGACATCAAGACGGAGTCCCTGGAGGACGAATGA
- the hmbox1b gene encoding homeobox-containing protein 1 isoform X2, with amino-acid sequence MVGRFEPSSRMSEFSEEPRFTIEQIDLLQRLRRSGMSKQEILHALDTLDRLDREHGDKFGRRTSSSSSSSSSYGVGGASSCNNNSASNTTTTFNNNNTASATTTSPVTCNGNSSAINNVERSASNHSAAAASSTTSKISTATQTQFGSTGGLSLSPSNSYDTSPPPGPPPPSAILPSPVSLVALSQNGRDSLAATPNGKLSPPRYPVNSAAAARAFGFEATEEDLDIDDKVEELMRRDSSMVKEEIKAFLGNRRISQAVVAQVTGISQSRISHWLLQHGSDLSEQKKRAFYRWYTLEKTTPGATLNMRPAPLALEEMEWRQTPPPLTTAPGTFRLRRGSRFTWRKECLAVMESYFNDNQYPDEAKREEIANACNAVIQKPGKKLSDLERVTSLKVYNWFANRRKEIKRRANIATILESHGIDVQSPGGHSNSDDIDGNDFTEQACDLPYFDKRPLSRPFGLYRLEPTSPTQDDSAAHSEHQDPISLAVEMAAVNHTILALSRTGGVPSDIKTESLEDE; translated from the exons CAGCAGGATGTCTGAGTTTAGCGAGGAGCCGCGCTTCACTATTGAGCAGATAGATCTGCTGCAGCGGCTGCGGCGCTCCGGCATGAGCAAGCAGGAGATCCTGCATGCGCTCGACACTCTGGACCGGCTGGACCGGGAGCATGGCGACAAGTTTGGTCGCCgcacctcttcttcctcatcttcctcatcctcctacGGAGTAGGCGGGGCAAGCAGCTGCAACAACAATTCTGCCTCGAATACAACTACCACattcaacaataacaacactgcCTCGGCAACAACCACCTCTCCCGTGACATGCAACGGCAACAGCAGCGCCATCAACAACGTCGAAAGAAGCGCTAGCAATCACTCTGCGGCCGCCGCCTCTTCTACAACCTCCAAAATCTCCACCGCCACACAGACGCAGTTCGGCAGCACCGGGGGACTCTCGCTGTCCCCTAGCAACAGTTACGACACCTCCCCGCCTCCAGGGCCGCCACCGCCCTCTGCAATCCTGCCATCACCAGTCAGCTTGGTGGCGCTGTCACAGAACGGGCGTGATAGCTTAGCTGCTACACCCAACGGGAAGCTGTCTCCTCCACGGTATCCAGTGAACAGCGCGGCCGCAGCGAGGGCTTTTGGGTTCGAAGCCACAGAGGAAGACCTGGACATTGACGACAAGGTGGAGGAACTGATGAG gaggGACAGCAGTATGGTGAAGGAGGAGATCAAAGCGTTCCTGGGGAACAGGAGGATCTCTCAGGCAGTCGTGGCACAAGTTACCG GCATCAGCCAGAGCAGGATCTCCCATTGGCTGCTGCAGCATGGCTCTGACCTAAGCGAGCAGAAGAAGAGGGCCTTCTACCGCTGGTACACGCTGGAGAAAACCACACCAG GTGCCACCCTCAACATGCGGCCGGCTCCGTTAGCTCTGGAGGAGATGGAGTGGAGGCAAACCCCGCCCCCCCTCACCACTGCCCCCGGCACCTTCCGGCTGCGTCGGGGAAGTCGCTTCACTTGGAGGAAAGAGTGCCTGGCTGTGATGGAGAG CTACTTCAACGACAACCAGTACCCAGACGAGGCCAAACGGGAGGAGATTGCAAACGCCTGCAACGCTGTGATTCAGAAACCAG GGAAGAAGCTGTCCGATCTGGAGCGGGTCACCTCGCTGAAAGTTTACAACTGGTTCGCCAACCGTCGCAAAGAGATCAAGAGACGGGCCAACATTG CCACAATCCTGGAGAGTCATGGTATAGACGTGCAGAGTCCTGGAGGACACTCCAACAGCGACGACATCGATGGGAATGACTTCACAGAGCAG GCCTGTGACCTTCCCTATTTCGACAAGAGACCTCTCAGCCGACCGTTTGGCCTTTACCGACTGGAGCCCACCTCACCAACACAG GATGACAGCGCAGCACACAGCGAGCACCAGGACCCCATCTCTCTCGCTGTAGAGATGGCCGCCGTCAACCACACCATCCTGGCCCTGTCCAGAACCGGAGGGGTCCCCAGCGACATCAAGACGGAGTCCCTGGAGGACGAATGA
- the hmbox1b gene encoding homeobox-containing protein 1 isoform X3, with protein sequence MVGRFEPSRMSEFSEEPRFTIEQIDLLQRLRRSGMSKQEILHALDTLDRLDREHGDKFGRRTSSSSSSSSSYGVGGASSCNNNSASNTTTTFNNNNTASATTTSPVTCNGNSSAINNVERSASNHSAAAASSTTSKISTATQTQFGSTGGLSLSPSNSYDTSPPPGPPPPSAILPSPVSLVALSQNGRDSLAATPNGKLSPPRYPVNSAAAARAFGFEATEEDLDIDDKVEELMRRDSSMVKEEIKAFLGNRRISQAVVAQVTGISQSRISHWLLQHGSDLSEQKKRAFYRWYTLEKTTPGATLNMRPAPLALEEMEWRQTPPPLTTAPGTFRLRRGSRFTWRKECLAVMESYFNDNQYPDEAKREEIANACNAVIQKPGKKLSDLERVTSLKVYNWFANRRKEIKRRANIEATILESHGIDVQSPGGHSNSDDIDGNDFTEQACDLPYFDKRPLSRPFGLYRLEPTSPTQDDSAAHSEHQDPISLAVEMAAVNHTILALSRTGGVPSDIKTESLEDE encoded by the exons CAGGATGTCTGAGTTTAGCGAGGAGCCGCGCTTCACTATTGAGCAGATAGATCTGCTGCAGCGGCTGCGGCGCTCCGGCATGAGCAAGCAGGAGATCCTGCATGCGCTCGACACTCTGGACCGGCTGGACCGGGAGCATGGCGACAAGTTTGGTCGCCgcacctcttcttcctcatcttcctcatcctcctacGGAGTAGGCGGGGCAAGCAGCTGCAACAACAATTCTGCCTCGAATACAACTACCACattcaacaataacaacactgcCTCGGCAACAACCACCTCTCCCGTGACATGCAACGGCAACAGCAGCGCCATCAACAACGTCGAAAGAAGCGCTAGCAATCACTCTGCGGCCGCCGCCTCTTCTACAACCTCCAAAATCTCCACCGCCACACAGACGCAGTTCGGCAGCACCGGGGGACTCTCGCTGTCCCCTAGCAACAGTTACGACACCTCCCCGCCTCCAGGGCCGCCACCGCCCTCTGCAATCCTGCCATCACCAGTCAGCTTGGTGGCGCTGTCACAGAACGGGCGTGATAGCTTAGCTGCTACACCCAACGGGAAGCTGTCTCCTCCACGGTATCCAGTGAACAGCGCGGCCGCAGCGAGGGCTTTTGGGTTCGAAGCCACAGAGGAAGACCTGGACATTGACGACAAGGTGGAGGAACTGATGAG gaggGACAGCAGTATGGTGAAGGAGGAGATCAAAGCGTTCCTGGGGAACAGGAGGATCTCTCAGGCAGTCGTGGCACAAGTTACCG GCATCAGCCAGAGCAGGATCTCCCATTGGCTGCTGCAGCATGGCTCTGACCTAAGCGAGCAGAAGAAGAGGGCCTTCTACCGCTGGTACACGCTGGAGAAAACCACACCAG GTGCCACCCTCAACATGCGGCCGGCTCCGTTAGCTCTGGAGGAGATGGAGTGGAGGCAAACCCCGCCCCCCCTCACCACTGCCCCCGGCACCTTCCGGCTGCGTCGGGGAAGTCGCTTCACTTGGAGGAAAGAGTGCCTGGCTGTGATGGAGAG CTACTTCAACGACAACCAGTACCCAGACGAGGCCAAACGGGAGGAGATTGCAAACGCCTGCAACGCTGTGATTCAGAAACCAG GGAAGAAGCTGTCCGATCTGGAGCGGGTCACCTCGCTGAAAGTTTACAACTGGTTCGCCAACCGTCGCAAAGAGATCAAGAGACGGGCCAACATTG AAGCCACAATCCTGGAGAGTCATGGTATAGACGTGCAGAGTCCTGGAGGACACTCCAACAGCGACGACATCGATGGGAATGACTTCACAGAGCAG GCCTGTGACCTTCCCTATTTCGACAAGAGACCTCTCAGCCGACCGTTTGGCCTTTACCGACTGGAGCCCACCTCACCAACACAG GATGACAGCGCAGCACACAGCGAGCACCAGGACCCCATCTCTCTCGCTGTAGAGATGGCCGCCGTCAACCACACCATCCTGGCCCTGTCCAGAACCGGAGGGGTCCCCAGCGACATCAAGACGGAGTCCCTGGAGGACGAATGA